The DNA sequence ACGCGGGACTACGTGAAGAAGGTGCGGCTGTACGCGGGGGTGTACGAGATGCTGTACGGGGATTGAGCGCGTACGGAACGGCGAGAGGCACGCAGAGGAAGCAGGGGAAGCAGAGGACTGCTCTCCGCTTTTCCTCTGCTTCCTCTGTGTGAGCCCATGTTGTGCCTCCACCCAGTACGGCAGAAACTCACATCATGGGCCGGGCGGACTTCAGGTGCGGGGATCGGGCCAGGGGGGGACGACCTCGACGGGGTCGACGGTGCCGATCAGCGCGAAGTCGCGGAGGTTGTCGGTGACGACGGTCAGGCCATGGTCGCGGGCGGAGGCGGCGATCAGGCAGTCGTTCAGGAAGGAGCGGCGGATCCCGTTGGGGCTCATCCGCTTCTCTCGCACCAGCCGGGCGACGGTGGCGCCCGCTCGCTTCCAGGCGCCGTGGCCCGGCGTCACCAGGCGCCCCGTCGCCTCGAACGGGGCGACGAAGTGCCGCTGGGTGCGCCGCTCCAGCTCCGGGCTGGTGGCGCCCGCCAGCAGCTCCGCGGCCACGACGGAGTGCAGGTAGACGAAGTGGGCGAACGCCTGGTAGAAGGCCTGTAGCTGCCCGTTCCACCCCTCGTCGCGTGTGGCGTAGACGTAGAGCGAGGTGTCGATGACGTACTTCCGCACCTAGGCCTCGTCCTCCCCGAAGGGGTCGGCCAGGCCGGCGCCGCGCATGGCCCGCACCCCGTCCACCAGCTCTCCCCGGAATACCACCAGGTCCAGCGCCCGCTCGATGGTCTCCGTCTCCGTGGAGGTGCCGAGCGCCCGCATGGCCCGGTCGATCTTGGACTGCCGCAGCCGGTAGTTCTTCCGCATCGCCGCCTCCTCCGCGGGTGACGCCTCGTACACCGCCGGGGGCTCCTTCACCACCCGCGGCTTCCTCTTCTTCTCAGGCATCGGGACTCCTCCCCTGTATGTACGCCTGTAAGATAACGTACATACGAACGGTAGACAACGCCGGGAAGAACAGCGGGACGCACGCAGAGGAAGCAGAGGAAGCAGAGGAAAAGCGGAGAGCAGTTCTCTGCTTCCTCTGCTTCCTCTGCTTC is a window from the Longimicrobiaceae bacterium genome containing:
- a CDS encoding type II toxin-antitoxin system VapC family toxin, with the protein product MRKYVIDTSLYVYATRDEGWNGQLQAFYQAFAHFVYLHSVVAAELLAGATSPELERRTQRHFVAPFEATGRLVTPGHGAWKRAGATVARLVREKRMSPNGIRRSFLNDCLIAASARDHGLTVVTDNLRDFALIGTVDPVEVVPPWPDPRT